Below is a genomic region from Desulfobacter sp..
TATCGACATTACCTGGGGATTTAGTATCCCAGTAGTCTTTAAATCTTTCCATTTCAAGAACCACGTTGTGTTCACGTTTGGTCACCTTAAAGGGGCCTGTGCAGGATACGTTGTTCAGGGCAAAGGATTCCCCGATTTTCAAAAGCAGATCCTTGGGCTGACCGTTTTCATCTTTTCCAGTGTAAAACTCGGAATCCATGGCAAAGAAATAGGTGGCCATGTTCAACAAAAGGGCATAGGGTTTTTTGGTTTTGATGTCGACAGTATAGTCATCAACTATATAACAGCCGTCAAAGGGTTCCAGCAGACCTTTGAAATCCACACTTTTTTTCATGCGGTCAAAGGACCATTTCACATCTTTGGCTGAAAAGGTATTTCCGGAATGGAATTTCACGCCTTTTCTGAGGTAAAACCGCATGGTCAGTTCGTCTGTACGTTCCCATTTAGTGGCCAGACGGGGTTCAAACGTCAATTCCTGGGTCCAGCGGACCAGGGGATCGGCAACCCAATGAGAGAGCTGAAGCATGCCGCCTGAAAGCTGAACCTGGATATCCAGGGATACAGGATCGGCATCCAGGCCGATTTTAAAGGTTTTTGCACCGGCAGAGACTGTGAATGACAGCACCAGAAAAAGACTGAGCATCATTAAAATATTTTTTTTCATTCTATCCTCCAATTTAAAGTTAAATCAACATGTTAAAAACAACGGATCCGCTCTTTTTAACGGTCTGGTCTTACTATATGTTTAAATAATATGAACTAACAAAAAAAGAGGGGGGGCTAATTTCTATTTTAACAAAAAACAGAGGTCTTCAATTTGGTTTTCCGAAAAAACGTGGATCTTATATTCTCTTAATAATGCAGTGGTAATTCCCATACCAGGGACCCGTCTGCCTGAAAAGCTACCATCATAGACAAATGAACTGCCGCAGGAGGGGCTTTTTTCTTTGAGCAGGGCCAGTTGAATTTCCCGGGCCAGGGCAAGGTCAAGGGCAGCCCGGGCCCCTCGGACAAAGGCCTGGGTCACCTCTGTTTTCCGGGTTAAAACTTTTGCCCGGGACAAGGAAAAATCTTCGGCCGTGGCTCTGAAAATCTCAGCCGGCGGCCTGGGTGTGGGCAGTCCCCCGGCAACTTCCGGACAAAAAGGGACAAGCCGCCCCTGATTTTTCCATTTTTGAATCAAAGGATGGTCAAAGGGTTTGGAGGCGCCATCATATCTGACAGGGGCGCCTAAAAGGCAGGCTGAAATTAAAATTTTTTCCATAAACATGATTATACCAACTAATCAATTGTTTGTAAAAAAATCATTGACTATAGACAGATTTAGTGCAATGAATTCAGTGATGTCCGGTTAGGTTTTTGCTTGCTCAATAATTTTTTGATCTTTGACAATATTGTCCCTGTTTGAACTATGAGAGCCCTGCTCCTCGCAGCCAAACAGGTCATTTAGAATGGCGGTTCGCAGCTGCCGAACTCTTTTGATCGTGACCTTTTCATTAAACTGTTTTTGGCAATGGATTGCCAGTAACAGGTAAGTGATAAGGCCGCCAAGAATCTGAACCATAAGGCCGTATTCACTGCGGGCAATGAGATGATATACCTTCAGATGTTCTTTCCACCATTTGAAAAAATCCTCAATGGTCCACCGGAGTTTATAAATTGTTGCTATTTGTTCCGCTGTTAAATCATGCCTGTCAGTTGCCACATAGTATTTGACGCCAGCAATTTTATAGCCAACAACCCGAACAGGCCTTTTCGTCTGGTTTTGATTCGGAGTACCAAGTTTAACCAGTGCATCATAAAAAATGTAGCTGTCGGAAGGGGTCTCGTGGTTATCAATAATTGTTCTTGTTGTCCTGGTTTTTATACGGCAGACAAAATGTTTGCCTTGCTCCTGAAGCAGGTCAAATTCTTTATGGGATTGATATCCACGATCCATAACACCTGTTTGCCCCTTGGAAAGTATTTTGGGAACAAAAGTGCGTTCAGCGCCGTTGCCTTCAGTCAAAAAGATTTTGTTTGGGATTCCGTGATTAATGTCAAATCCGCAATGTACTTTGGCTTTTTTACTTCCTTTTCTGTAGTTCGCCCAGTGCATTGAAAGGACTGCATTTATGAGACTACCGTCAATGGAAACCAACTCTCCTAACTCGGCGTGTTCACCCGGATGACACTCAAGAGCCTGTTTATAAAGATCCTCAAAGATAAATTGCAGTTGTTCGAGTCCCCTGTGATTGATGGCTTCACAGAAACTACTACGGCTGATACCACCGTCTGGCGCAATATTTTCTTTAGCAAAAACATTCTCCTTGAGATCCTGAATTAAATGTCGGGCAGACTTGTGCTCCTGAAGATGGAAATAAACCAAAGCATTTATCTGGTCTTCGAATGTCATTTTTAAAGGGCGGTCTCCTCGAGATTGTAATTCCGGTGCTTTTGAAAGTGACTTTATCAGAGGGCACCTGAAATTGTCAAAGTTCAGGGACCGTAGTTGTTTTTTAGGGACTGAGATGTGCGTCATTTGAGCTCCTTGAGTTAAATTTTCAAGGCGCACAAAAATTTTTACGCACATTTGTCAACACAAAACAGACTGTTTTTTCAATGATTTTAGATGCTTTTTATATGCAACAACCTAACCGGACACTACTGCAATGAATTAGTATTCATTATGAATGTATGAATATAATCAGGAGAAGTCGACAGTGGGCACAAAATACAAGTTTCTGCTTTTATTAAAAAATATCCTAATTTATCCCATGGCATTCCAGCCCGGTTGTCCTGATTATACCCGGACAAAAAAAATGAGAATGAATTCATTGTTATGATTCATCTGAATATGTATTTAAACGAACCGATACACCAGGAGAAAAAATGGCACAGGTAATTTCTGATCGACGGGACATTGAGTTTGTTCTCCATGAACTGCTCCAGGCTGAAACCCTGGCAGATCTGAATGAAGATTTTGCTGATTTCAACAAAAAGACCATTGATATGGTGATTTCAGAAGCCAGAAATTTTGCTGTCAAAGAACTGCTGCCCGCATCCAAAGAAGGCGACGAACAGGGCTGCGTACTTGAAAACGGCGAAGTTACCACACCGGCATCCTTTAAACGGCTGTTTGAACTTTTTAATGAGGGCGAATGGCTGGCCCCCACCGAAGATCCTGAATGGGGCGGACAGGGAATGCCCAGAACCGTTGCATCTGCTGCTGCAGAGTATTTCAACGGCGCCAACTATCCGTTTATGATGTATCCCGGTCTTACCCAGGGTGCAGGCCATTTGGTGGAACATTTTGGTACCCAGGAACAAAAAGACATCTACCTTAAAAACATGTACACCGGAAAATGGTGCGGCACCATGCTCCTGACGGAACCGGGCGCAGGCTCTGATGTGGGTGCGTTGACCACCAAAGCCATCCCCAACGGGGACGGCACCTATAATATTGTGGGTGAAAAAATATTCATCTCCGGCGGGGAGCATGATCTTGCTGAAAATATCATCCATCCGGTTCTGGCCCGTATTGAAGGGGCCCCTGCCGGGACCAAGGGAATTTCCCTGTTCCTGGTTCCCAAATTCCTGGTCAACGATGACGGGTCTTTAGGGGAGTTCAACGATGTGATCTGCACCGGCATTGAACACAAAATGGGCATCCACGGCAACTCCACCTGTTCTTTGTCCCTGGGCTCAAAGGGAAATTGCGTGGGCACCCTTCTAGGCGAAGAAAACAAGGGCATGAAAGCCATGTTCCTGATGATGAATGCCGCCCGCCTTCTGGTCGGATTCCAGGGATTTGCCTGTGCTACCACCGCATACATGTATGCCCTTGACTATGCCAGAAACCGTATCCAGGGAAGAGATCTCATGGAGATCATGAACCCGGATGCCGAAGGGGTATCCATTTTCCGCCACCCCGATGTCAGGCGTCAGCTCATGATGATGAAAGTCAATGTGGAAGGCATGCGAACCCTTCTCTACTTTGTCCACTATTGCTCTGACATGGCCAAATTTGCCAAAACAGATGAAGAAAAGGCAAAATACCAGGGATTTGTAGAAGTCCTCACCCCCATTGCCAAGGGCTATGTAACAGACAGGTCTTTTGAGGTCTGCTCCCAGGGCATGCAGGTATACGGCGGGTACGGGTTCATTGAAGAATACCCCATGGCCCAGCTCCTGCGCGACTGCAGAATCACTTTGATCTACGAAGGGACCAACGGCATCCAGGCCATGGACCTTCTAGGCCGTAAACTGGGCATGAACAAGGGCAAACCCATCATGGATCTGTTTGGTGAAATGCAGAAAACCGTTGCCCAGGCCAAGGCCATTCCCGAACTTGAAAAAGCCGCAGTAAAGGTTGAAGAGGTGATGAACAAACTCGGCGAAGTGGCCATCCATATGGGTCAGACTGCCATGAGCGAGAAAGTGCTTTCAGCCTTTGCCAATGCCCATCCATTTCAGGATGCAACAGGCGACACCACCATGGCATGGATGCTGCTCTGGCGGGCGGTGATTGCGACCCAAAAACTTGAAAAAGCCAAAAAGAAAGACAAACCCTTTTACCAGGGTATTTTAAAATCCCTTGATTTTTATGTGGAAACACAACTGCCCATTACCCTGGGCCGGTTTGCCGCATTGATGAACACCAGTGCCGTGGCCGTGGACATTGAGGACAATATGTTCCCGAGCTAAGCATTTGGCTGAATAAAAAAACGAATCAGCTTTCCTTTTTTAGGGCTGTTGGAATTTTTCCAACAGCCCTTTTTTTTTGAAGATTGACATCCATTTCACCCGGTACAGTTCCTTTTCCCTAACTTTTTATGGTTGAATCTTCATCCAATTCCAATTAGACTAAATCTTCATCCTTGGGATAATCCCGGGATAGATTTTAAGGACAAGAAAAGATCAGATGAACATAAGAGAAGAGGATCATTTAAACCTGTTGTGTGATTTAGGGGAGCTGACCGCCATCCTCACCGGGAATTCTGACATTGAAACCTTTTTGGCCAGCACCACAGCCCTTGTGGCCAAACACCTTAAATCCCATGTAAGCTCCATTTATCTTTTTGAGGCCCAAACAGGCGAACTGGTGCTCAAAGCCACCCAGGGCCTGAACCCCGGGGCCGTGAACCAGATCAGAATGAAACCCAGTGAAGGGCTTGTGGGTAAATGTTTTTCAGAAGACCGCATTCTCAGGGAAGGCAATACCCGGAAAAGCGTAGGCTTTAAATATTTTGACAATGCAAATGAAGATCCCTTTAACTCTTTCTTGTGTATCCCCATTTGCAGAGGCAAAATGCGAATCGGGGTGCTGGCGGTTCAGCACAAAGAGATTGATCATTTTACCCTGTTTGATGAACGGGCATTAAAAACAGTTGTCACCCAGCTGGCAGGGGCCATTGAAAATGCAAGGCTACTCATGACCCTCTCTTTGGAGCACCCGGAGCCCAGACACCCAATCGCCTGTTCCAGCCTGCCGACCTTATATCAAAGGCAAATCAGACAGTTCAGGATCTGCCACAGGAACGATCAGGCCCTCACGCCAGAACCGGAAAAATCTCATTTATGAACCGGATCTCTCGGGAACGGCCTATACCATGACGGATTTCAAGGCTGCCATGGAAAAAACCATGGAAGAGTTAAAAGCCCTTCAGGAAAAATTTGCACAAAGCCTTCCTGAAAGCGCATCCTTGATTTTCACTGCCCATTTCATGATGCTCAAGGATAAAAATTTCACGGGTAAAATGGAATCCCAGGTGGCCCGTGGGGTCTCCCCGGTTAAGGCCATTCAAAACCTGTCCCGAAAATATATAGAAATATTTGCATCAAGCCCCAATGCCTATCTTAAAGAAAAAGCGGTGGATGTGGAAGATTTAAGCATACGGCTTTTATCCAACCTCAAGGCGCTGCACACCAGCAACCTGCCCGGTAAAGGCAGTATTGCCGTTGCTGAAGATCTTTACCCTTCGGACATCCTCAAACTTGTGGCCGACGGCATCCAGGGGTTTGTTCTGGTCGGCGGCGGGGTCACCTCCCATGTAACCATCTTATCCAGGTCCCTTGGCATCCCTTTGATCATTGCAGACGACCCGCGTCTTTTGGACCTGCCTGAAACCACCCGATTACTCCTGGATGCAGGCCAGGGAAACATTTTTATCAACCCGGACTCAGATACCCTTTCCCTGTTCAAAAACAAAAAAGAGGCCGAACGCCAGACCCATCATGAGATGCAAGGGTCCACCTTTACCCGGGACGGCCATCAAATCAGGCTGTTAGCCAATATCAACCTGCTCAGTGAAATCCGCCTGGCCAATGAACTCAAAGCCCAGGGCGTCGGGCTTTACAGGACTGAATTTCCCTTTTTGATCCGGTCAAGCTTTCCTTCGGAAGATGAACAATACCTGATCTACAAACAACTCTTTGACCAGACCCGGGACAAAGAAATCATTACGGTCAGAACCCTGGATGCCGGCGGCGAAAAAACCTTGAGCTATGCCGATTTTTCCCGGGAGGCCAACCCGGTATTGGGGCTGCGGTCCATCCGGTTTACCCTTAAGCACAAAGACATTTTTCAAGCCCAGATCAGGGCCATATTACGGGCGGCCTATGACCAAAACAACATCCGCCTTATGTTCCCCTTGATCTCTTCCATTGATGAATTCCTGGAGGCAAACCAGGTGGTTGAGGACTGTGCCAAGGATCTTTCCCAAGAACAAATACCCCATAACCCCAATATTAAAATCGGCATGATGATCGAACTGCCCTCTGTATTGAGCACCATTGACGAATTTGCCAGGCTAGCTGATTTTTTTGCCATCGGCACCAATGATTTTATCCAGTATAGCAGAGTAAACAATTACTTGAACAAGGATTTATACAACTTATATTTTCCCCATGAGATATTCATCAGATTTACGCAAACGCGTTATAGATTTTGTAGAAAATGGAGGAAGCAAGACGGAAGCTGCCAGTCAGTTTAATGTATCCCGTGGAAGTGTTCATAACTGGACGTCTGCCGAAGATGGTTTGTCATACAAGAAACCCGGTCCAAAAGGACCACGAAGTTTGGATCTGGAAGCTTTGCGCCTCCATGTGGAGACAAATGATGACATGACACAATCGGAAAGGGCGCAGCATTTCGGAGTATCCCGTGCCTGTATCTGGTATAATATGAAACAACTCGGAATCACTCGAAAAAAAAGATGACGGGATACAGGGAGCGAAGCGACAGCAAAAGAAATGCATATCTTCGTCTTCGTGAACGGAGGGCGTTCAAAATTCTGTGTCAGTTGAATGAAAGCTGATATACTCAGCTAAATAAGGAGAACTGACATGACCGAAGAAAACACCGAATTTGATTTTCAAAAAGCCCTTAAAGGCATCCAGGAAGGTAAACCCTTCACAGGTAAGGGCGGCGTCCTTACATCATTAATCAAAAATCTTGCTGAAGCTGCTCTTGAAGGAGAGTTGGAGTCCCATCTCGGGCAGGAAGTTTCTGCCAACCGCCGTAATGGAAAAAGCAAAAAGACCATTAAATCCCTGGATGGTAAATTTGAGCTGGAAACCCCGCGTGACAGGGCCGGAACCTTCTCTCCACAGATCGTCAAAAAACATCAGACAACGCTCAGCGATGAAATTGAAAGAAAGATAATAGCCCTTTACGGCCTGGGCATGAGTTATAATGATATGGCTTCCCATTTACAGGAAATCTATGGACTTGAGATTTCAAATGCCACTCTGAGCACCATTACCGATAAAATCATCCATACCGTCAAAGAATGGCAGGCCAGGCCGTTGGAAAATGTGTACCCAATCGTATGGCTTGATGCCATACATTATAAAGTACGAGAAAACGGAAAGGTCGGCAGCAAAGCCGTTTACACAATTCTTGGGGTGAATATCGAGGGCCGCAAAGAGGTTCTTGGGCTGTACATATCCGAGAATGAGGGTGCGAACTTCTGGCTGCAGGTGTTAACAGACCTTTCAAACCGAGGGGTAAAAGATATCCTGATTGCCTGTGTTGATGGTCTAAAAGGTTTTCCCGAGGCCATTGAGACCATATTCCCGGACACAGAAGTTCAACTCTGCGTAGTCCACCAGATCCGAAATTCATTGAAATACGTTGGTTCCAAAAATAAAAAGGAATTTATGGCAGATCTAAAACGTGTTTATAAAGCGGTCAATAAGGATCTGGCCGAAGAAGAACTGGATATCTTGGAAAATAAATGGAATGACAAATACCCGATTGTGATAAAATCCTGGCGGAACAACTGGGAACGCCTCAGTCATTTCTTTAAATATCCAGAAGAGATTCGACGGATAATATACACCACAAATACCATTGAGGCTGTGCATCGACAGTTTCGAAAACTGACCAAAACAAAGGGATCATTCCCGAACCAGGACAGCCTGTTAAAGCTGCTTTACATGGGGATCCAGAACGCCAGTAAAAAATGGACAATGCCGATTCAAAATTGGTCACTGACAATTTCCCAGTTGGCAATTTTCTTTGAAGGCCGGCTGGATAAAGAGCTGGGAATTTGATAGGGATTTATTTACAGATGGAAAAGATGGTTCCAGGAACTCCACTCCAGCAAAAGTCAACTCCTCCGACGTGGCTGATTGAAGACCCATTCTCGGACCTGACTTTTACTTCCGCTGGCGCTGAGGCAGATCCGGGAACCGAAACCGTGACACAGAATTCTGAACATTCCCGGTGAACGTTATGTACGTCGTTGCAAAACGTTTGTTTATGTTGATGAAAGCGGCTTTTCGCCTTATACAACCCGTCGCTATGGATATGCTCTCAAAGGGCAGCGTGTTCATGGTTTGATTGCAGGAACAAAGCACCCTCGAACGTCTTTGATTGCTGCCCGCATCGAACATAGTTTTGAAGAACCATTTTTGTTTCAGGGAACATGCAATGCGGATATCTTTAATGCTTGGATCGAACACCAGTTGAGTCCACATCTGAACGATAATCATGTCGTTGTGATGGATAACGCATCCTTCCACAAGGGCGAAGAAACCAAATATTTGATCGAAAGAACTGGTGCAGCTCTTTTGTTTTTGCCCCCGTATTCACCGGATCTCAATCCGATTGAACACGATTTTTCGGCCCTAAAAACCATCCGTGAATACAATGAAAACGAAACGATTGATGAAATTATCATGATGTATAAATAATTATCGGCATTGCTATATATGGTGGGGGCGGACCGGACCAACAAGTTGGTTGCAGACCACTATATCCCCTTTCACCCAGCCGTAAACAAAGGCATCCAAACCGTTGCCAGGGCCGCCCAGGCCCAGGGCATTGATCTTTCCGTGTGTGGAGAAATGGCCCACGACCCCAAACACATCCCCTTTCTTGTGGGAATGGGAATTAAAACCCTGAGCGTGAATCCCAAATTTCTGCCAAAGGTCCAGAAGACCATCATGTCCATGACCATGGATCAGGCCCGAACCTATGCCCAAACCCTGGTCAGCCAGACCCGGATCAAGGATGCGGCAAAAATACTTGAGACTCGGCCCGGTCAATAAAAAAACATTGGTTTTCCAAAAGATCTTCCATCAAGCCGTTTTCTTCATCAGGCAATTTCCTGTTGCCTATGCCAATTGAACTTTTGAATTCATAAAAAAGCTCTAAATGGTAAAAAAAATATTGCCATTTGGATTTTCTTACTTATTTTATTAGGAAAGGCTATCTTTTGCCTTGATACAAAATTAAAATAAGGAGGCATCATGTCAAAAAATCAATGTATCCCTCAACAAATATCAAAATTCGGTCTTGGAATTATCATGCTCGGCGCAGCCATGGGGCTTGTGATCATCGGCCTGACCCTGCTGCCCATTTTCGGGTTTATTGCAGCAATACCCGTGGCAGGCTTGGGAATTTATTTTTTCAGGGTTCACCTCAACGATGAATGTGAAATTGATTTTTCAACTGACTGAGCCAATATCCAAAAGATAAAAGGCGTGCCAAAAGATTTTTCAGCACGCCTTTTATACCTTTATCAAAATTAGTATTTAAATTTTCCCACAATGCTGTTGAGCTCAGCAGCCATACGCTGAAGCTCTTCTGCATTGGACGCCACCTTATGGCTGTCTCCTGAAATCCGGTCAGAAGAGGTATTGACTTGACCGATTTGTTCATTGATTTCCTGAAGCATCTCAACCCCTTCAACAATGGACTGGGTCACCTGTTCAATGCCCTGGGAACTCTCGTTGACATTGTTGGAAATTTCCCCTGTGGCAGCAGACTGTTCCTGGATGGCGGCTGCAATGGTGGAAATAATATCATTGATATCTGAAATAATCCCTGAAATGGACTTGATTTCTTCTGCGGTGTTGACCGTGGTATCCTGGACACCGCCGATCTT
It encodes:
- a CDS encoding acyl-CoA dehydrogenase, which gives rise to MAQVISDRRDIEFVLHELLQAETLADLNEDFADFNKKTIDMVISEARNFAVKELLPASKEGDEQGCVLENGEVTTPASFKRLFELFNEGEWLAPTEDPEWGGQGMPRTVASAAAEYFNGANYPFMMYPGLTQGAGHLVEHFGTQEQKDIYLKNMYTGKWCGTMLLTEPGAGSDVGALTTKAIPNGDGTYNIVGEKIFISGGEHDLAENIIHPVLARIEGAPAGTKGISLFLVPKFLVNDDGSLGEFNDVICTGIEHKMGIHGNSTCSLSLGSKGNCVGTLLGEENKGMKAMFLMMNAARLLVGFQGFACATTAYMYALDYARNRIQGRDLMEIMNPDAEGVSIFRHPDVRRQLMMMKVNVEGMRTLLYFVHYCSDMAKFAKTDEEKAKYQGFVEVLTPIAKGYVTDRSFEVCSQGMQVYGGYGFIEEYPMAQLLRDCRITLIYEGTNGIQAMDLLGRKLGMNKGKPIMDLFGEMQKTVAQAKAIPELEKAAVKVEEVMNKLGEVAIHMGQTAMSEKVLSAFANAHPFQDATGDTTMAWMLLWRAVIATQKLEKAKKKDKPFYQGILKSLDFYVETQLPITLGRFAALMNTSAVAVDIEDNMFPS
- a CDS encoding DUF523 domain-containing protein encodes the protein MEKILISACLLGAPVRYDGASKPFDHPLIQKWKNQGRLVPFCPEVAGGLPTPRPPAEIFRATAEDFSLSRAKVLTRKTEVTQAFVRGARAALDLALAREIQLALLKEKSPSCGSSFVYDGSFSGRRVPGMGITTALLREYKIHVFSENQIEDLCFLLK
- the ptsP gene encoding phosphoenolpyruvate--protein phosphotransferase, giving the protein MTDFKAAMEKTMEELKALQEKFAQSLPESASLIFTAHFMMLKDKNFTGKMESQVARGVSPVKAIQNLSRKYIEIFASSPNAYLKEKAVDVEDLSIRLLSNLKALHTSNLPGKGSIAVAEDLYPSDILKLVADGIQGFVLVGGGVTSHVTILSRSLGIPLIIADDPRLLDLPETTRLLLDAGQGNIFINPDSDTLSLFKNKKEAERQTHHEMQGSTFTRDGHQIRLLANINLLSEIRLANELKAQGVGLYRTEFPFLIRSSFPSEDEQYLIYKQLFDQTRDKEIITVRTLDAGGEKTLSYADFSREANPVLGLRSIRFTLKHKDIFQAQIRAILRAAYDQNNIRLMFPLISSIDEFLEANQVVEDCAKDLSQEQIPHNPNIKIGMMIELPSVLSTIDEFARLADFFAIGTNDFIQYSRVNNYLNKDLYNLYFPHEIFIRFTQTRYRFCRKWRKQDGSCQSV
- a CDS encoding GAF domain-containing protein; translation: MNIREEDHLNLLCDLGELTAILTGNSDIETFLASTTALVAKHLKSHVSSIYLFEAQTGELVLKATQGLNPGAVNQIRMKPSEGLVGKCFSEDRILREGNTRKSVGFKYFDNANEDPFNSFLCIPICRGKMRIGVLAVQHKEIDHFTLFDERALKTVVTQLAGAIENARLLMTLSLEHPEPRHPIACSSLPTLYQRQIRQFRICHRNDQALTPEPEKSHL
- a CDS encoding IS256 family transposase; translated protein: MTEENTEFDFQKALKGIQEGKPFTGKGGVLTSLIKNLAEAALEGELESHLGQEVSANRRNGKSKKTIKSLDGKFELETPRDRAGTFSPQIVKKHQTTLSDEIERKIIALYGLGMSYNDMASHLQEIYGLEISNATLSTITDKIIHTVKEWQARPLENVYPIVWLDAIHYKVRENGKVGSKAVYTILGVNIEGRKEVLGLYISENEGANFWLQVLTDLSNRGVKDILIACVDGLKGFPEAIETIFPDTEVQLCVVHQIRNSLKYVGSKNKKEFMADLKRVYKAVNKDLAEEELDILENKWNDKYPIVIKSWRNNWERLSHFFKYPEEIRRIIYTTNTIEAVHRQFRKLTKTKGSFPNQDSLLKLLYMGIQNASKKWTMPIQNWSLTISQLAIFFEGRLDKELGI
- a CDS encoding IS630 family transposase yields the protein MLNIPGERYVRRCKTFVYVDESGFSPYTTRRYGYALKGQRVHGLIAGTKHPRTSLIAARIEHSFEEPFLFQGTCNADIFNAWIEHQLSPHLNDNHVVVMDNASFHKGEETKYLIERTGAALLFLPPYSPDLNPIEHDFSALKTIREYNENETIDEIIMMYK
- a CDS encoding IS4 family transposase, which produces MTHISVPKKQLRSLNFDNFRCPLIKSLSKAPELQSRGDRPLKMTFEDQINALVYFHLQEHKSARHLIQDLKENVFAKENIAPDGGISRSSFCEAINHRGLEQLQFIFEDLYKQALECHPGEHAELGELVSIDGSLINAVLSMHWANYRKGSKKAKVHCGFDINHGIPNKIFLTEGNGAERTFVPKILSKGQTGVMDRGYQSHKEFDLLQEQGKHFVCRIKTRTTRTIIDNHETPSDSYIFYDALVKLGTPNQNQTKRPVRVVGYKIAGVKYYVATDRHDLTAEQIATIYKLRWTIEDFFKWWKEHLKVYHLIARSEYGLMVQILGGLITYLLLAIHCQKQFNEKVTIKRVRQLRTAILNDLFGCEEQGSHSSNRDNIVKDQKIIEQAKT